A genomic window from Zalophus californianus isolate mZalCal1 chromosome 13, mZalCal1.pri.v2, whole genome shotgun sequence includes:
- the ROR2 gene encoding tyrosine-protein kinase transmembrane receptor ROR2, producing MARGSALPLMCARTVWVAAALLLCVLRTTGEVETPDPNDPLGQLDGEDGPLPTLKGYFLNFLEPVNNITIVQGQTAILHCKVAGNPTPTVRWLKNDAPVVQEPRRVIIRKTEYGSRLRIQDLDTTDTGYYQCVATNGVKTITATGVLFVRLGPTHSPNHNFQDNYHEDGFCQPYRGIACARFIGNRTIYVDSLQMQGEIENRITAAFTMIGTSTHLSDQCSQFAIPSFCHFVFPLCDARSRAPKPRELCRDECEVLESDLCRQEYTIARSNPLILMRLQLPKCEALPLPESPDAANCMRIGIPAERLGRYHQCYNGSGTDYRGTASTTKSGHQCQPWALQLPHSHQLTSADFPELGGGHAYCRNPGGQMEGPWCFTQNKNVRMELCDVPSCSPQHSSRMGILYILVPSIAIPLVIACLFFLVCMCRNKQKASASTPQRRQLMASPSQDVEMPLITQHKQAKLKEISLSSVRFMEELGEDRFGKVYKGHLFGPAPGEQSQAVAIKTLKDKAEGPLREEFRHEAMLRARLQHPNIVCLLGVVTKEQPLSMVFSYCSHGDLHEFLVMRSPHSDVGSTDDDRTVKSALEPPDFVHVVAQIASGMEYLSSHHVVHKDLATRNVLVYDKLSVKISDLGLFREVYSADYYKLMGSALLPIRWMSPEAITYGKFSVDSDIWSYGVVLWEVFSYGLQPYCGHSNQDVVDMVRGRQVLPCPDDCPAWVYALMIECWHEVPSRRPRFKDIHSRLRAWGNLSTYNSSAQTSGASNATQTSSLSTSPVSNVSNARYGGPKQKAQPFPQPPFIPMKGQIRPMVPPPQLYIPVNGYQPVPAYGAYLPNFYPVQIPMQMAPQQVPAQVVPKPGSHHSGSGSTSTGYVTTAPSNTSMADRAALLPEATEDAHNAPEDAAQSPVQEAAEEEDGSVPETELLGDNDTLQVDEAEVQLEA from the exons GCTACTTTCTGAACTTTCTGGAGCCAGTGAACAACATCACCATAGTCCAAGGCCAGACAGCCATTCTGCACTGCAAGGTGGCCGGAAACCCCACCCCCACGGTGCGGTGGCTGAAGAACGATGCCCCCGTGGTGCAGGAGCCGCGGCGCGTCATCATCCGCAAGACAGAATACGGTTCCCGGCTGCGAATCCAAGATCTGGACACGACAGACACCGGCTACTACCAGTGCGTGGCCACCAACGGCGTGAAGACCATCACCGCCACCGGCGTCCTGTTTGTGCGGCTCG gtcCAACACACAGCCCAAATCATAATTTTCA AGACAACTACCATGAGGACGGCTTCTGCCAGCCTTACCGGGGGATCGCGTGTGCACGTTTCATTGGGAACCGGACCATTTACGTGGACTCCCTCCAGATGCAGGGAGAGATTGAAAACCGAATTACAG CGGCCTTCACCATGATCGGCACCTCCACGCACCTGTCCGACCAGTGCTCACAGTTCGCCATCCCGTCCTTCTGCCACTTCGTGTTCCCGCTGTGCGACGCGCGCTCCCGGGCGCCCAAGCCCCGCGAGCTGTGCCGGGACGAGTGCGAGGTGCTGGAGAGCGACCTGTGCCGCCAGGAGTACACCATCGCGCGCTCCAACCCGCTCATCCTCATGCGGCTGCAGCTGCCCAAGTGCGAGGCGCTGCCCCTGCCGGAGAGCCCGGACGCGGCCAACTGCATGCGCATCGGCATCCCCGCCGAGAGGCTGGGCCGCT ACCATCAGTGCTACAACGGCTCGGGCACGGATTACAGAGGGACGGCGAGCACCACCAAGTCGGGGCACCAGTGCCAGCCCTGGGCCCTGCAGCTCCCCCACAGCCACCAGCTGACCAGCGCAGACTTCCCCGAGCTCGGAGGGGGGCATGCCTACTGCCGCAACCCCGGAGGGCAGATGGAGGGCCCCTGGTGCTTCACGCAGAATAAAAACGTACGCATGGAACTGTGTGACGTTCCCTCTTGTA GTCCCCAGCACAGCAGCAGGATGGGAATTCTGTACATCTTGGTTCCGAGCATCGCGATTCCCCTGGTCATCGCGTGCCTTTTCTTCCTGGTCTGCATGTGCCGGAACAAGCAGAAGGCCTCGGCGTCCACACCCCAGCGGCGGCAGCTGATGGCCTCACCCAGCCAGGACGTGGAAATGCCTCTCATCACCCAGCACAAGCAG GCCAAGCTCAAGGAGATCAGCTTGTCATCGGTGAGGTTCATGGAGGAGCTCGGGGAGGACCGGTTTGGGAAGGTCTACAAAGGCCACCTGTTTGGCCCGGCCCCGGGGGAGCAGAGCCAGGCTGTGGCCATCAAGACACTGAAGGACAAAGCGGAGGGGCCGCTGCGGGAGGAGTTCCGGCATGAGGCCATGCTGCGGGCTCGGCTGCAGCACCCCAACATCGTCTGCCTGCTGGGGGTGGTGACCAAGGAGCAGCCGCTTAGCATGGTGTTCAGCTACTGCTCGCACGGGGACCTCCACGAGTTCCTGGTCATGCGCTCGCCGCACTCGGACGTGGGCAGCACGGACGACGACCGCACGGTGAAGTCCGCCCTGGAGCCGCCCGACTTCGTGCATGTTGTGGCGCAGATCGCCTCGGGCATGGAGTACCTGTCCAGCCACCACGTGGTCCACAAGGACCTGGCCACCCGCAATGTCCTCGTGTATGACAAGCTGAGCGTGAAGATCTCGGACCTGGGGCTGTTCCGTGAGGTGTACTCGGCCGACTACTACAAGCTGATGGGGAGCGCACTGCTGCCCATCCGCTGGATGTCCCCCGAGGCCATCACGTACGGCAAGTTCTCCGTAGACTCGGACATCTGGTCGTACGGTGTGGTCCTGTGGGAGGTCTTCAGCTACGGGCTGCAGCCCTACTGTGGCCACTCCAACCAGGACGTGGTGGACATGGTCCGCGGCCGGCAGGTGCTGCCTTGCCCGGACGACTGCCCTGCCTGGGTGTACGCCCTGATGATCGAGTGCTGGCACGAGGTCCCCAGCCGGCGGCCCCGCTTCAAGGACATCCACAGCAGGCTCCGGGCCTGGGGCAACCTGTCCACCTACAATAGCTCGGCGCAGACCTCGGGGGCCAGCAACGCCACGCAGACCAGCTCCCTGAGCACCAGCCCCGTCAGCAACGTCAGCAACGCCCGCTACGGGGGCCCCAAGCAGAAGGCCCAGCCCTTCCCGCAGCCCCCATTCATCCCCATGAAAGGCCAGATCAGGCCCAtggtgccccctccccagctctacATCCCTGTCAATGGGTACCAGCCAGTGCCGGCCTACGGGGCCTACCTGCCCAACTTCTACCCGGTCCAGATCCCCATGCAGATGGCCCCGCAGCAGGTGCCTGCCCAGGTGGTCCCCAAGCCTGGCTCCCACCACAGTGGCAGCGGCTCCACCAGCACGGGCTATGTCACCACTGCGCCCTCCAACACGTCCATGGCTGACAGGGCCGCCCTGCTCCCGGAGGCCACCGAGGACGCACACAACGCCCCGGAGGATGCGGCCCAGAGCCCCGTGCAGGAAGCGGCGGAGGAGGAGGACGGCTCTGTCCCGGAGACCGAGCTGCTGGGGGACAATGACACTCTGCAGGTGGACGAGGCCGAGGTCCAGCTGGAAGCCTGA